The region TCCCGAACGGTGGAAAAAGATGGATGTCATTGTAGCAGATCAAGTGCCCGCATCGAAGATAAACCTTTTTCATTCCTTGCAACTCTCTAGCTAAGAGCATTACCTGATCAACTAAGAGACATGAAGGTTGAAGGAATTCAAGGGATAACCTTTCCTGGTAAGAGAAATAGAAGCCTTTTGTACTTCTTGCAGATTCAATAACTCTTCCTCAAGAGTTTATTCGGTCAAGTTGGCGAGGTAAGAACAATTCTATTCGAAACTAGACGCGTGATTGTCTTTTGGAGTGCGATATCCTGACCTGGCCAAGAGAATAAGAGTTGGAAGGCCTGACATATGTGACGCCTGTCGAGAATCACCAAGAATATTAACACCTCTAATATGCCCTAAGGAGGTTCCACCTTGAGAATCCGAATGAGAGGGTTGTGGAAAAACCCTCGTCATCCCATCCAGAACAGGAACATCAACTGACATTGAAGTGTTTGAAGGACCAACAACAGTCGGGGCAACTCAAATTCCCCATCTTATTTAGAGAGTTATTTCCTTGTTTTTCATTGTATCTGCAAATAACAATTACCAAATGTTAAGAGAATTGTAGACAACAAAACTGATATCAGGATGCAATAAAAAAGGAGCTCACACAAAATGACCTTCCTGTCCTCTTCGATACGAGCATCCATCAACAAATGGGTTTTAATAAGTCATTTCAAACCTTTCTTTGAAGCTTCATCATGGGGAGTGAATCTCCCGACATAAACCAACTCTTTGACGAAAGTGACCAACCGTTTCTTCATATAAAGCTCCTACTAGGACATATCTATTTCCTTGTAGACATACATTGTTCCAGTACTTATGAAACACACATGTACACTTGTTTTCCACCCTAGTTCCCAAGGTAGGCATTATCCCATGAGCCTTTTTTTAGAGAGGGACAACAAAAAAGAATCGATTTTGAAAATGCTTCATGCTCTTTGAAAACGCTAAAAAACAACGGGTAACATGTACCAAAGTAATTAAGCCTTGGTCATGCACTTGATTTGATGAACTAGGTTGTACTCTGCATAGGTGGAATAAAGGAGATAATGAGGGCTTTTCCCTTTAATATTAGCACCAGTACTTGAAGACTTTAATATACATCAAGCTCACGAGATTTAGCTGCGAATGAGCTATTATCGAGTAGTTCAAAACTCTACCTCAAAATAATTAAAGGGCAAGCAGAAGCCCATGATAAAAAAAGGTCACTCATTGAAAGGAATGACACATCCTCCATGCTCACTGCATATCCTTTTTGTCTTCCTCGGGGGTTAACACACCCCAATCTGAAGAAGAACCCACATCCAGAAAGGTCATATCAAGATTACCTTCATAATAAAAGGTAAAACACAATTGTGGAAATAACAATGTCAACCCAAGAAGCAGAGACATCTTCTTTTGATTTTTGACTCATCATAAATGCCACATCCTTCAGCTACAAAAATGGTATGTTGTGGAAATATGGATGACAAAGAAATAAAACAAAGACAATGCCTCAAGAAATTGCACAACTAACTCGTTATATATTGCATGGTGTCTTACCCAAAGAAAGATATTAAGCACTATAAATGTACCAGGTCACATCAAGAAACACTTAAGTATTTCAGTTTCCAAAGGTCATTATGATAAGACCTATGAAAATACATCTATATCATGGGTGCATTTAAGCCACAAATTTCCAAGAACAACAACGCCACCTCTTGGTTTTCCAATCAAGCCAGGATGCAGTATACACAAAAGGATGAATATGACAAAATCCCTCACACTAAAAAGCAAAAATAAGGGCTTATGGGAAACTGTTCTGGACTGGCTGGGAGAAATAATCTATCTGAGAACATGCCACTCTATTTTTGCAGTTGTTAAGATGCTAATCTCTTTTTCTAAAGCAAGTATTATTTATAGCAAGATTCAAAGTTGATTAAAAATCTAAGATGAGTTTACCCTTTGCACTAGCCTCCCGAATGTCATACCCCATGCAAGCCCTTAAAACCTCTTAATACACCCATTACATGTCCATTTAGATACCCTCGTAGAAAATTCATTTCTTCCTGTGGTATATCCTAAAATAAACTTTCTAACTCCTTCCAAAAGTTTATTATAATGTGTTATGTTAACCAAAATTTAAGGTGCATAAACACTAATAAGATTAAAAATGTCTTGAATTAATTTCTCTACCCACACTTATTCATGAAAATGCGAATCCAAACGGCGATGCAAGAATCCTTGCTCATTTGTAGTGTACTCGAACTATACAACATATTGATTCTAGACAACAACATAACATTCATGTTATTATATATTTGATCAATATCATATCTTATATAGCTGATAACCATTAATTTTAGAGGTTTTTTTTACtcaatttatttttaaaagttaTTCACTTCTTATTACCCATTGATCAATATTTTTATTGATTATTAATTTATTACTAATTATAAAATCAACTCTCTCATTTTAACTAACCCTCGCGTTTCATAAGACTAAAAACCAATTAAAActttataataaataataataataataattttttatttttgtaaatgGCTAAgtataaattaattaaaaatcattaACCCACTAACCTCACTAAATCATTTCTAAAAAAAACTGTTTTTAATACTTCACTATTTTTCCACACCTCTTCTACAAATTATTTGCACGTTATTTGTTTCTGAgttataaaataatattttttggAATTATAGGATTATAACGTTTAGGAATAATATTTCTATGTATTAGATTTCTAAGGAATGCCTACgaatttaatttaattaaaaaattataaaaaataaatataaaaataaatgtGAGTATTAGTAAAATGTTTGAGTTAGTTGGATTTTATTCCCATGAAAACTAAGATTCCCATCTTTTAACATGtgaataattaaaaaaaaattatgtatAAAATAAAATTCTGGGAATAAAGAATATCCAGAAATGATTTTTAAAAACTGGAAACAAACGTGAGATTATTTACTAACACACCCTAATCCTATAGATTTATTTTGATCATTTACCACTAACTGAATAActtatttattatataaaattTGATCATTTACCACTAACTCAGTAGCTCATTTATCATGTAAAACTATCTCAATCTCCACTCTTTTTCTACTTTCACTACCTATTTTATTAACTCCCTAACTCATTGATTTCAACTTTTCACTATTTTCAAGGCATCTTTCTTTCTGATTCTCTCCGATAATAAAAAATGAGTTTTTACGGTGTGTTTGTTTCAAGGTTAAAAGAATATTTTCGAGAATATTGTCATGAGAATGTAACATTATCATATTTgattcaatttttaaaaaattattccaagatatGTTATTTCCATAAACTTTATTTACATATggttcttttattttttttcaaagaTTTAAAGAGTGAGAATCCAACATTCTCATAAGAATAAAGTTCAATTAACTACAACTCACCACTACTACtcacatttatttatttattttatttattatagtttttaaattaaataaatattatacattcTTAGGAAATTAAGTTTTTGTCAAAAATTTGAATAAGAatattattccaaataataataatgataaaataAGATTCCAAAAAATGTTACTTTTAAATTTGAAACAAACACACCCTTAGTATTTAACAACTAATCTAACTcttacttattattattattatcattattattattattattattattattattttataaatttaattgaaatatacTGTCAATATAAAAGAATTTTAGACAGGCAGTAAATTATAACCGTTGGATATTGGGCcaaatttgacttttatttttaaaatctataaagtaatgcaaatgggtgatggtgatgaatcgataGTATAAAACTTTTTACACTAATAGTGTATATTAATTAATCTCTTACTTTattcattttttcttttatttgtgATATAGTTATctttttttcctttcattttTATATTAATCCAGTTTGTGTTAAATGTTGAAGAAATTATTTGCTTCTACAACAAAACCAAGGATgataagaaaagaaaagaaagaggagAAGCTTATATGAATTAATTGAAGACATTGTTTCGACATCTCCACTAGAATCAAGATTGATAACATAAAAAAATTGAGAAGCATTTCTAACTAAGTTGTCTCCATTTTTCTTCATctattttttatatatttttttgtttctactttttttatatttttattttattttaaaattgtggtttttaatttaaattgagaatatatttaataaatgattttttttaatatcaTACAATTTAATTATGTATCATTATAGTATTAAATAGATAGAATACATGCTACTAAGTCAATTGTTCATTAATTGTGACGGTAATAATTaatctattttatttttaaagtTTAATTAAATAATGTAATCTCGGGTTAAAATGGAAACTAAAAGTGTTGGGGCAGTTGAAAAGGACGAATTATAATTAAGCCTCTCTCACATACACACCGAAGAGACGAGAAGAGAACGATAAAGAAAGACGAAGTTGTGGCTGTGGTGAACGAGGAATTCAGAATCAAATCGATTTTATTAATTGATCCAAACGCGCTTCTTTCTTCTAGTTCCACTTCTATTTAATTCAATTAGATTCACAAAAAAAGCGCTTCCGACTTTGTTCTTAATTCTCTATTGTCGGTGTTAAGGGTTTTCACTTTCAATGGCAGATGTAGCCGATAAATTGGCGTATTTCCAAGCGATCACCGGTTTGGAAGATGTCGACCTCTGTACTGAGATCCTCGCCGCTCACGGTTGGGACCTCGAACTCGCCATCTCTTCTTTCACCACTACTTCTCACCCAACCACCGCCACCGCCACCGCCGGcgatgatgatgttgttgatgttaATGTTAATAATAACAATCTACAATCATCTTCCCAATCGGAACTGCCTCTTCCTCCGCCACCTCCCGGATTGGCTTGGAAAATAATCAAATTACCCGTCTCTGTGATTTCTGGTAGTCTAGGGTTAATTTCTGGAGCAGTTGGTTTGGGATTATGGGCTGCTGGTGGTGTTCTTTCGTATTCGTTGGGGTTCATGGGCTTGGGCCCGGGCTCTGCGACTTCCTCTTCATCTGCTTCGGCGCCGTTGGTTTCTGTGTCGGCGGCGACCACTGAAGCCATGAATTTTGTTGCGGCTTTTGAGAGGGATTATGGAACGACGAAACCTAATTTTGTGGGTGAGGGTTTCATGGACGCGCTTCAGAGGTCGAGGAATTCGTTTAAGCTTCTGTTTGTTTACTTGCATTCTCCTGATCATCCTGATACGCCGTTGTTTTGTCGGAGGACGCTTTGTTCTGATGGGTTTGTTGAGTTTGTGAATCAGAATTTTGTATGCTGGGGTGGTAGTATTCGGGCTAGTGAAGGATTTAAGATGAGTAATAGTTTGAAGGCTTCTCGATTTCCTTTTTGTGCTCTTGTTATGGCTGCAACTAATCAGAGAATTGCACTCCTTCAACAGGTACTATTTTTACATCACATTAATATGGTGCCTTATTCTTTTTAGCTTCTTTTGCTGTTGGTTCAACGGATCTCTTTTTGTGAAGTAAATTCGTTGGTTAAAGTGAATGCAAATGGCTTCATGGGATTCTATGTTTTATGTTTAAATCATGTTTATAGTTTATGTGACTAAAATAACCTTGTATTTGGTGTGGTAATGAAACCAGGTATTTTGGTTTGGGTTTAAGAGCACCCCGGGATATGATTAGCGATGATTTGTAAAGAAAAAGAAGATAGAAAAGGGTGAAAGCCCCTATTCTCAAGTACAATTTTAGCCTGCTAGAGCCGGTGTTAGTATGACACCCTTGTACATGAGCATAGAAGACGGGGAAGGGGAAAATAATGTCTTGAAGTCCTAATTATGCTAAGTTATAAGTAGCAAGTGATTTTGCAATATATGTTTTCCCTAGATAAAACAAAAGAAATGAGTCTGATGGGTTTAATTCTTATGAATTTCTCTCTTTGATATTGGAAACACCTGGGCCAATTTATTAATATTTGTAATGATAATCAGGATTCAAGATTCTTTCAACCAAATATCAATAAGATTGACTTGATGCTATTATTAGTTTTTGGATAAGTTAAGTTACCTTTCCTTTATACAGAAAGTTGCTGCAGCCTTCTCCACTTTTGTGATTTGATCGATATGAAAATATCATTCTCCCATTCCAGCCTCCTCGTCCTCTCTTCTTGTGGGCATCTGTCATCATACCTGCAATTCTCCAGCTTTCTTTTGTCTCTGTTTGGAAGTTTGAATTTGATGATTGATTGTCCCACCTTATACACTGCAGTTCATTCAACATGCCGTCCACCATTTGCGTTCCTTCCGTGACTCCTTAATATGTACACCTATAACTTTCTTTGCCCTTTCTTCCTACCCGCTTTCACTCTTTTTTGTACTATTCACGTGTCACTAACCAACAAGTCTCTAATACAGACTTCTCTATTCATTAGAGACAATGAATGGAGAAAGTTCTTCACCAGCAGGGATTTCTACCTCTCTGCATCAAGATCCTGGGTCTGAGAGGAATGACTCTCCCAAACTTTCTATCAGTATCTTCTATGCATCCTTCTCCACTTCTGTAATTTGTTCGATATGGAAATTTCATTCTCCCATTACAGCCTCCTCGTCCTCTCTTCTTTTGGGCATCTGCCATCATCCTCGCAATTCCCCAGCTTTCTTTTGTCTCTGTTTGGAAGATTGAAGTTAATAATTGATTGTCCCACCTTATACACTGCAGTTCATTCACATGCCGACCCCCATTTGTGCTCCTCTCGTGTTCACACAAATTCTTGTATCCCCTATTCAACTATCATCGAGCATTTGGGTTCATACACACACAAGTAGGAATCTATTTACTCCATAGGGATGTCTTAATAAACTAATTTTGTTGGTGATCTCTTGAAAAAACACATTTAACAAATCTGAATATTGAATAATATAGTATTAACATGATGATTTTGCGCATGTTTAAGATGAATTACATTCATATGTTTGCAACCTATATTTGATATATACTCAAAGTAATCAATCTTGGATAGCAGCGCGGAGCGGCTGACCCTAAAAGTGGGATAGCGTATAGCGGGATGACCGCCATTTGAAATTTTTTGGGTCAAATTATACATTAGTTATGAACATATTATATTGAATGTAAAATTAAACAAATAACTCAAAACCCATAAAATATTTCATAAAACAAATAATGAAACTGATCACAGGACCTACAGTGTGGAAGGTATACGTGAGAAAAAAAAGAAAGTAGGGACCACTGCTGATGTGGCGTAAGGTCAGAATGAGGGGAGTCGGGTAATTGCATTTTCTGTTATAAGAATAGTGGAAGAGTGGGGTAAGATTCATGCAGAAGTTTGTTTTTGCATTCTGTTAGGCAGAGAGTGTATTTCTCTGTGGAGCATTTTGCTCTGGGTAGTTTGCGAGAGTATTACCCTTCTACTGTTTTCTATTTCCTCATCAATAATTGACAAGCATTCCTACCAATTGAATTGTTTTTCTGTTACTGTTTTATTACACTTGATTTTCTGGTTTCCATCAAATTGGTCCCTGGAAACACAAGATGGAAGACATAGTAGCAGCAATGGAGCAAAAGATGGAGAATCTGGACATGAAAATGGACGAGATGCAAGCAAAGGCAAATGAGAACTATGAGAGGTTGTTCACTTCACTCGCACACGGTAAAGCAACCACTGAAGGAAAATGTTGTTAAATATCCGGTATAGTGCCGGTCTACTGGTATTGCAAATCGGAATTTTGGCTATCTGATACGAAACCCGATATTGCATTTCGACTCCGTTATGCTCAAAATAGCGGCGCTTTTTCCGGTATACTGATATAGAGGCTATGTATTGATATCAGAATTGGTTGATCTTGGAAATATTTTTAGAAGTGGAccatttttattattatttataataaGTGGTGGACCCATatttaaaaaacataaaaaaatagAATGTGAAGAAGTGGAGTGTGATGAGTctgtggtgtgtgtgtgtgtgtgtgtgtgtacaCACACACATACATGTGGATCACAGTTTTATAGTAAAGCTCAATGCATTGAGTGTCATTCTACAGTTTTAGTGTTTCTTGCCTTCTTTCTTGTCGAAGAAATGAATAATGACATGCAAAAGATGACAAAGAAAGAAACATCATGGTTGTAGTGAAGCTGAATAGAATGATCTGTATGAGATATCTTTGAATTCCATTTTTCATCTAAAACCAGAACTTGCTTTTCAGGACTAGAGCAATAAGATCAAATTAATCACCATGAGAAACATTCTCTTAGAGCAAGTATGTTCTCTGATATCATATAATAAGAACTCGTGTTTCCTAATTATCACATGCAGATTTACCTATGAATAAGTTCTTGCCATTCAGTTCGTTAAAGTAAACCGTTTGATTCAAATAGACAATCTCATGTAGTAGGATAATGCTCCTTTATTTATCACTTCAAGACATTTTCTTCCTTCTCACTTGTAATGAAAATGCTGGGGATAATGAGGAAGATTTCAATCGGTGGTGTCAAATGGTTATGCAATAAAAGACTTCATTGTAACTGTGTCTAGGTTCAATATCAATAGTACTTTTTCGATCGAGATCTAAGGCTGTACTATTTTCATGTTTTATCAATATTAAGTCATCTTCGTTGTCTTACTAAATTGGACGTGCTAAGTATTAATTATTGTAGTTTATCAATCTATTTAACTCAATTCAGGTTGAAGGTCCCAAATCCCCCGAGGAGAT is a window of Lathyrus oleraceus cultivar Zhongwan6 chromosome 6, CAAS_Psat_ZW6_1.0, whole genome shotgun sequence DNA encoding:
- the LOC127091669 gene encoding plant UBX domain-containing protein 10, with the protein product MADVADKLAYFQAITGLEDVDLCTEILAAHGWDLELAISSFTTTSHPTTATATAGDDDVVDVNVNNNNLQSSSQSELPLPPPPPGLAWKIIKLPVSVISGSLGLISGAVGLGLWAAGGVLSYSLGFMGLGPGSATSSSSASAPLVSVSAATTEAMNFVAAFERDYGTTKPNFVGEGFMDALQRSRNSFKLLFVYLHSPDHPDTPLFCRRTLCSDGFVEFVNQNFVCWGGSIRASEGFKMSNSLKASRFPFCALVMAATNQRIALLQQVEGPKSPEEMLVTLQRVLEESSPVLVAARLDAEERRNNVRLREEQDAAYRAALEADQARERQRREEEERLAREAAEAERKLKEEEEARERAAREAAEKQAALAKLREEKAQSLGEEPEKGPNVTQVLVRFPNGVRKERRFNSTVTIQSLYDYVDSLGCLEVENYSLVSNFPRVVYGQEKLTLSLKEAGLHPQASLFVELSS